The Kangiella marina genome window below encodes:
- a CDS encoding ankyrin repeat domain-containing protein, protein MSNIDEYKRSELHYLCIGIPENERLKKLQELIASGENINAQDRNGWSPLHFAAQEGDHKVAKLLIENGADISLVDVNGNTPIWVATMNSYHGTEVITILLSSGADPSQKNIHGVSPIDVSPELFKDAI, encoded by the coding sequence ATGAGCAACATTGATGAATACAAAAGGTCAGAGTTGCATTATCTCTGTATCGGTATTCCTGAGAATGAAAGATTAAAGAAACTACAGGAACTCATCGCTTCTGGAGAAAACATTAATGCTCAAGACCGAAATGGCTGGTCACCTTTACATTTTGCCGCCCAAGAAGGCGACCACAAAGTGGCAAAACTTTTGATTGAGAATGGCGCAGACATCTCGTTAGTAGACGTGAACGGTAATACTCCTATTTGGGTGGCAACAATGAATTCATACCATGGGACTGAGGTTATTACTATTTTACTGAGTTCTGGTGCAGATCCTAGTCAGAAGAACATTCATGGAGTATCTCCAATAGATGTAAGTCCGGAGTTGTTCAAAGATGCAATTTAA
- a CDS encoding ribonuclease E inhibitor RraB, producing the protein MSSVVEALLDNAYQDSQLLEGNDQKGDVFFIPRDVDFLLYAKDQAKGELVTSFINDNCYGEASYSEHDGNHCIKVVIHMPTTQNVLNSVSGLMTCIAAIYDLDYDGWGCSLQRNT; encoded by the coding sequence ATGAGCAGCGTAGTAGAGGCCCTTCTTGATAATGCATATCAAGACTCGCAGCTATTAGAAGGAAATGACCAGAAAGGAGATGTTTTCTTTATTCCACGGGATGTTGATTTTCTTTTATATGCTAAAGATCAAGCTAAAGGGGAGCTTGTCACAAGTTTCATTAACGATAATTGCTACGGAGAGGCTAGCTACTCCGAACATGATGGTAATCACTGTATAAAAGTGGTCATCCACATGCCTACAACCCAGAATGTCCTCAACTCTGTTTCGGGTTTAATGACTTGTATTGCAGCAATCTACGATCTCGATTACGACGGTTGGGGCTGTTCTCTTCAAAGGAACACTTAA
- a CDS encoding DEAD/DEAH box helicase, with protein MTFSELKLIQPLLDSLNKSGYKTPSPIQQKAIPLILDGQDIMAAAQTGTGKTAGFSLPILQKLSKGKKPSANVARCLILTPTRELAEQVHQSVQKYAANLLLKSQVVYGGVKINPQMLKLRKGTDVLVATPGRLLDLMEKNAVRFDDLEFLVLDEADRMLDMGFMPSIKRIIGKLPKQRQTLLFSATFSESIKKISQQFLNNPKLIETETTNTTAATVKQWIHPVDKKQKAALLSYLIEEHRWHQLLVFVRTRRGANRLSLALEKRGIKATAIHGGKSQNARNRALAEFKSGKVHALVATDVAARGLDIDQMPVVVNYDLPNVAEDYVHRIGRTGRAGEKGSAISLVSADEVDDLRAIQDLIQKQLERIIIDDFEPQHVVPETNLKAAKKKKPHKKKIAKAKLKQSGNKSGDSQDKGSQPKRGKNGYKGKSANKGKATKKKPSKKKPTNKSSSNIWDKKS; from the coding sequence ATGACCTTTTCTGAACTTAAATTGATCCAACCTCTTCTCGATTCGCTGAACAAAAGCGGTTATAAAACGCCTTCACCGATCCAGCAGAAGGCTATTCCACTAATCCTCGATGGTCAGGATATTATGGCTGCCGCGCAAACAGGAACGGGGAAAACGGCGGGCTTTTCACTGCCGATCCTGCAAAAGCTATCAAAAGGTAAAAAGCCTTCAGCCAACGTTGCGCGGTGTTTAATCCTAACGCCGACACGAGAGCTGGCGGAGCAGGTTCATCAAAGTGTCCAAAAATACGCGGCAAACTTATTGCTAAAGTCGCAGGTGGTTTACGGTGGCGTTAAGATCAACCCGCAGATGCTAAAGCTTCGGAAAGGGACGGATGTGCTAGTAGCCACGCCGGGGCGATTATTAGATCTGATGGAAAAGAATGCAGTGCGATTTGATGATCTAGAATTTCTAGTCTTAGATGAAGCGGATAGAATGCTGGATATGGGGTTTATGCCCAGTATAAAGCGGATTATCGGGAAGCTGCCTAAACAGCGTCAAACGTTGTTGTTTTCGGCGACCTTCTCCGAATCGATTAAAAAGATAAGTCAGCAGTTCCTGAATAACCCCAAACTGATTGAAACAGAAACCACCAATACCACTGCGGCTACTGTTAAACAGTGGATTCATCCGGTCGATAAAAAACAGAAAGCAGCGTTGTTGAGTTATCTCATCGAAGAGCACCGTTGGCACCAGTTATTGGTCTTTGTGAGAACCCGACGGGGAGCGAATCGTTTAAGTCTGGCGCTTGAAAAGCGAGGAATCAAAGCGACAGCGATCCATGGTGGTAAAAGTCAGAACGCACGTAATCGTGCTTTGGCTGAATTTAAATCGGGTAAGGTACATGCCTTGGTCGCCACCGACGTCGCTGCACGTGGACTGGATATCGACCAAATGCCTGTCGTCGTGAACTATGATCTGCCAAATGTCGCTGAAGATTATGTCCACCGGATTGGACGTACGGGTCGTGCTGGTGAAAAGGGTAGCGCTATATCACTAGTCAGCGCCGATGAAGTCGATGACTTGCGAGCAATTCAAGACCTGATCCAAAAGCAGTTAGAGCGAATCATCATTGATGACTTTGAACCGCAGCATGTCGTCCCAGAAACCAACTTAAAAGCCGCGAAGAAAAAGAAGCCTCACAAAAAGAAAATCGCTAAGGCAAAACTGAAACAATCTGGCAATAAATCAGGCGACTCTCAAGATAAAGGTAGCCAACCGAAAAGAGGCAAGAACGGTTATAAAGGCAAGTCAGCTAATAAAGGGAAAGCGACTAAGAAAAAGCCGAGTAAAAAGAAACCGACTAACAAAAGTTCGAGTAATATCTGGGACAAAAAGAGTTAA
- a CDS encoding PKD domain-containing protein — protein sequence MFDIMKRLLAISALVFVMSACSDSDSNDDDNSNNQKPVAEAGSDQEVDVGAEVTLSGEASSDPDGDTLTYQWTLSSTPSGSTAVLVAATSMSPTFTADVAGSYTAELVVSDGVLSSDVDSVTIVAVSANQKPEANAGPDQDVRTGSTVNLDGSGSVDADGDTLTYQWEITSKPSASTATLSDNDVEQPTFIADVDGTYTVDLVVNDGTIDSDVDSVTIIAASTNAKPVSNAGNDQAAKTSSSVMLDGSASTDLDGDQLSYQWTLTAKPAASAAVLNDSTAARPTFDADVDGEYTAELVVNDGSVSSDVDAVTVVAASLNSEPVANAGDDLKVKANTVVTLNGTLSSDADKDLVNYQWALTSTPAGSAAELSNISLATPTFVADVEGTYEAELTVNDGSVDSSVDTVTVVAVEANAAPIANAGLEQSVNTGANVSLDGSASVDVDGDPLNYEWAIISAPAMSTAALDSSSSVSPSFTADVEGTYTAQLIVNDGSVKSEADTVTVVAASTNAKPVANAGLDVRVTAGTEVSLDGSGSFDADGDTLTYQWSFISQPNGSAAAFSNATAETTSFTANAEGSYVVALVVDDGTEASVEDIVHVEVIQPQVTLRKQFGADASATYNQVTMPYTSSATVDASVSGSADFTLDTFRILAEGQNYTITNVQVTDDSGNVSPYFTVISDSYVLLEGEAVEFALMSPLTAGIETNLTFSFEIAETGQTFEANYTFTSN from the coding sequence ATGTTTGATATCATGAAAAGACTATTAGCGATAAGCGCTTTAGTGTTCGTCATGTCAGCTTGTAGCGATTCTGACTCGAATGACGATGATAATTCGAATAATCAAAAGCCAGTGGCTGAAGCTGGTAGTGATCAGGAAGTTGACGTTGGTGCCGAAGTCACCTTAAGCGGTGAGGCTAGCTCAGATCCTGATGGCGACACTCTAACCTATCAATGGACATTATCATCAACACCGTCAGGTAGTACCGCAGTGTTAGTCGCGGCTACGTCGATGAGCCCTACCTTTACTGCTGATGTTGCAGGTTCTTATACTGCAGAATTAGTGGTGAGCGATGGTGTTCTATCGAGTGATGTTGATAGTGTGACCATCGTTGCGGTTAGCGCTAATCAAAAACCAGAAGCAAATGCAGGTCCAGATCAAGACGTAAGAACTGGTTCAACAGTGAATCTTGATGGTTCAGGCAGTGTGGATGCTGATGGTGATACGTTAACTTACCAATGGGAAATCACATCGAAACCCTCTGCGAGTACAGCAACGTTAAGTGATAATGATGTTGAGCAACCAACGTTTATTGCGGATGTAGATGGTACTTATACGGTAGATCTTGTTGTTAATGATGGAACGATCGACAGCGACGTTGATTCCGTAACGATTATTGCAGCATCAACCAATGCTAAGCCCGTCTCTAATGCGGGTAATGATCAGGCCGCAAAAACCAGCTCTAGTGTCATGTTAGATGGATCTGCAAGTACAGACTTAGACGGTGATCAGTTGTCATACCAATGGACTTTAACAGCAAAGCCAGCTGCAAGTGCTGCTGTGTTAAACGATAGCACCGCCGCTCGCCCAACGTTTGATGCAGATGTTGATGGTGAGTATACGGCAGAGCTAGTAGTTAACGATGGCAGTGTCAGCAGTGATGTGGACGCGGTAACTGTGGTTGCGGCATCCTTGAACTCTGAACCTGTGGCAAATGCTGGTGATGACTTAAAGGTGAAAGCAAACACTGTGGTGACGCTAAACGGAACGCTGAGTTCTGATGCAGACAAGGATTTAGTTAACTATCAATGGGCGCTTACTTCGACGCCAGCAGGAAGTGCAGCTGAACTAAGCAATATCAGTCTTGCAACACCAACCTTTGTGGCAGATGTTGAAGGGACGTATGAAGCAGAGTTAACTGTGAATGATGGTTCTGTTGATAGCAGTGTTGATACCGTAACGGTTGTCGCTGTTGAAGCAAATGCTGCACCTATTGCAAATGCAGGCCTAGAGCAAAGTGTTAATACTGGTGCTAATGTGTCGTTAGACGGTTCGGCGAGTGTTGACGTTGATGGTGATCCATTGAATTACGAATGGGCAATCATTTCAGCGCCAGCAATGAGTACGGCGGCGTTAGATAGTTCTTCGTCGGTAAGCCCAAGTTTTACGGCTGATGTTGAAGGTACTTATACGGCACAACTTATTGTGAACGATGGTTCGGTTAAATCTGAAGCGGATACTGTAACGGTAGTTGCTGCAAGTACTAACGCAAAACCGGTAGCGAATGCAGGACTTGATGTTCGTGTGACAGCCGGAACAGAAGTCAGCCTAGATGGTTCAGGTAGCTTTGATGCTGATGGTGATACTTTAACTTATCAATGGAGCTTTATCTCGCAACCGAACGGCAGTGCTGCTGCGTTTAGTAATGCAACAGCCGAAACAACATCCTTTACAGCGAATGCCGAAGGTAGTTATGTGGTTGCCTTAGTGGTGGATGATGGAACGGAAGCTAGTGTTGAAGATATTGTTCATGTCGAGGTGATTCAACCGCAAGTAACGTTGCGCAAACAGTTTGGTGCTGATGCAAGTGCGACTTATAACCAAGTCACTATGCCGTACACTTCAAGTGCGACTGTAGATGCCTCAGTCAGTGGGTCTGCGGACTTTACGTTGGATACGTTCCGTATTCTTGCTGAAGGTCAAAACTATACGATCACCAATGTCCAAGTAACGGATGACTCAGGCAATGTTTCGCCTTACTTTACGGTGATTAGTGACAGTTATGTGCTACTGGAAGGTGAGGCTGTCGAGTTTGCGTTAATGTCGCCACTAACAGCAGGAATCGAAACGAACTTAACCTTTAGTTTTGAGATTGCTGAAACTGGGCAAACTTTTGAAGCAAACTATACTTTCACTAGTAACTAA
- a CDS encoding DUF899 domain-containing protein → MVNDAPKLPPLVSREEWQSQVDALIEEEKALTRARDQLNAKRRRLPMHKVDKSYEFDSSQGKVSLLDLFEGRKQLIVYHFMFGPDWEAGCPGCSWVTDAMTHPAHFHARNTSFVLISRAPLDKLHQYQKRMEWNKPIPWYSSLGSDFNYDFGATTDDGEQHGVSVFIRDGNDIYQSFHIGDRGVEYLGSHWSYLDLTPYGRQEAWEDSPDGWPQTPTYEWQKRHDEYE, encoded by the coding sequence ATGGTCAATGATGCCCCTAAACTGCCACCGCTCGTATCAAGGGAAGAGTGGCAATCACAAGTAGATGCATTAATAGAGGAAGAAAAAGCTCTTACCCGAGCTCGCGATCAGCTTAATGCCAAACGCAGACGCCTTCCGATGCACAAAGTTGATAAAAGTTATGAGTTTGACAGCTCACAAGGCAAGGTGTCATTACTCGATCTTTTTGAAGGTCGAAAGCAACTCATCGTTTACCACTTTATGTTTGGTCCTGATTGGGAGGCTGGCTGCCCCGGTTGCTCTTGGGTGACAGATGCCATGACTCACCCCGCCCACTTCCATGCCCGTAATACCAGCTTTGTTTTAATTTCTCGCGCTCCTTTGGATAAACTTCATCAGTATCAAAAACGGATGGAGTGGAACAAGCCGATTCCTTGGTACTCGTCACTAGGCAGTGATTTTAATTATGACTTTGGTGCAACGACTGATGACGGTGAGCAACATGGGGTCAGTGTTTTTATTCGTGATGGTAACGATATTTATCAGAGTTTTCATATCGGCGATCGCGGCGTGGAATACCTAGGCAGTCACTGGAGCTATTTAGACCTAACACCTTACGGACGCCAAGAAGCATGGGAAGACTCCCCCGACGGCTGGCCGCAAACACCAACTTATGAATGGCAAAAGCGCCATGATGAATATGAGTAA
- a CDS encoding carboxymuconolactone decarboxylase family protein has translation MSIFTSHTVESAPEEAKSILEGAQKQLGFLPNLYANLAEAPQALKGYMQLSELMENSSFSDEEQQVIFLTASVENGCEFCVAAHSVIAKKMVGVAEDIVNAIRDRDDTDSDKINALIRFTQRVIQDRGWVDEQAVKTFIDSGFTKQQVLEVVLGVAMKTISNYTNHITGTQTNKEFEAEAWSNKA, from the coding sequence ATGAGTATTTTTACCAGTCATACCGTTGAAAGTGCGCCAGAAGAAGCAAAGAGCATACTAGAAGGGGCGCAGAAGCAATTAGGATTCCTACCCAACTTATACGCGAATTTAGCTGAAGCGCCACAAGCATTAAAAGGGTACATGCAGCTTAGTGAGTTAATGGAGAACTCAAGTTTTAGTGACGAAGAGCAGCAAGTGATTTTCCTTACTGCGAGCGTTGAAAACGGCTGCGAATTTTGTGTCGCGGCACACTCAGTCATTGCTAAAAAGATGGTTGGCGTTGCAGAAGATATTGTCAATGCCATTCGAGATCGTGATGATACCGATAGCGACAAAATAAACGCATTGATTCGATTCACTCAACGTGTGATTCAGGATCGGGGCTGGGTTGATGAACAGGCAGTGAAAACATTCATAGATAGTGGATTTACTAAGCAACAGGTACTAGAAGTTGTACTCGGTGTTGCCATGAAAACGATCAGTAATTACACCAATCACATTACAGGAACTCAAACTAATAAAGAGTTTGAAGCTGAAGCTTGGAGTAACAAGGCTTAA
- a CDS encoding DoxX family protein — MKTKVLTVVLAIIFLVSGGAKLLGLEFELEAFSRWGYPLWFMYLTGVIEVVGGVALLVPRLASYAAVGLSVVMVGAVATHLINSEWVMLVIASVILALLLWRSYIGKAEIVKVIRAITGSSAAT, encoded by the coding sequence ATGAAAACCAAGGTGTTAACAGTTGTATTGGCGATTATCTTTTTGGTATCAGGTGGTGCGAAATTATTGGGCCTGGAGTTTGAGCTTGAAGCATTTTCTCGCTGGGGTTACCCGTTGTGGTTTATGTATCTAACAGGTGTGATTGAGGTCGTGGGTGGTGTGGCTTTGCTGGTTCCGCGACTGGCATCTTACGCAGCGGTTGGGTTAAGTGTGGTTATGGTTGGAGCTGTGGCAACTCACTTAATCAATAGCGAGTGGGTGATGTTAGTGATTGCGAGTGTGATTCTGGCTTTATTACTGTGGCGTTCTTATATCGGTAAAGCAGAAATCGTTAAAGTCATTCGTGCCATTACTGGCTCTTCGGCTGCAACATAA
- a CDS encoding c-type cytochrome yields the protein MTQCFKLILITTALLLLAGCNQEPPKNDGESIYYRSCFSCHERGHGGAPLRGNLEQWQTRLDKGEAALMKSMIEGYKTMPPKGGCFDCTEKELKMALDFMLQPKSQ from the coding sequence ATGACTCAATGCTTTAAATTAATACTCATAACGACTGCGCTACTGCTCCTAGCAGGGTGTAACCAAGAACCACCTAAAAACGATGGTGAGAGTATTTACTACCGCTCATGCTTTAGTTGCCACGAGCGTGGCCACGGCGGCGCACCGCTTCGGGGAAATCTTGAGCAATGGCAAACTCGCCTGGATAAAGGCGAAGCCGCTCTAATGAAAAGCATGATAGAAGGTTACAAAACCATGCCACCGAAAGGCGGCTGTTTTGACTGTACCGAGAAAGAGCTAAAAATGGCTCTCGACTTTATGTTGCAGCCGAAGAGCCAGTAA
- a CDS encoding GNAT family N-acetyltransferase, protein MMQCVKPEKHHLLEVMEWVRSPKVFEIWAGPGFRFPFTADTFIEDLKLDELHSRVLIDTSQEPHQVVAFGQTYQRLGHTHLGRLVVKPDVQGQGIGQALIEQLMKLGDELLDSNGYSLFVLKANARAKNLYLKLGFNVAEYPEIMPLPDCLYMVKDDDSML, encoded by the coding sequence ATGATGCAATGCGTTAAACCTGAAAAACACCACCTGTTAGAAGTGATGGAGTGGGTCAGAAGCCCTAAAGTCTTCGAGATTTGGGCGGGGCCAGGCTTTCGTTTTCCGTTTACCGCTGACACTTTCATCGAAGATCTTAAACTTGACGAATTACACAGTCGTGTACTGATTGATACTAGTCAAGAACCGCATCAGGTCGTTGCATTTGGACAAACCTACCAAAGACTGGGCCACACTCACCTTGGCCGACTAGTCGTTAAGCCAGACGTTCAAGGACAAGGGATAGGCCAAGCTTTAATCGAACAACTGATGAAACTTGGTGACGAATTGCTCGACAGTAATGGCTACTCACTATTTGTACTTAAAGCCAATGCCAGAGCCAAAAACCTTTACCTAAAACTTGGGTTTAACGTCGCAGAATACCCTGAAATCATGCCCTTACCCGATTGTCTCTATATGGTAAAAGACGATGACTCAATGCTTTAA
- a CDS encoding cytochrome c5 family protein, translating to MTKVKSLFVLAATFTAAVFAGAAAATHLSDSNVKDRLEPVYKVYVEGDDVPQVSNTVPTTAPSGPREPADIYNTYCTACHASGVAGAPIMGDVAVWEERMSKGIDTVYANAINGINAMPAKGTCADCSDDEIKAVVDYMLEESK from the coding sequence ATGACTAAAGTTAAATCATTGTTCGTTTTAGCTGCAACATTCACAGCAGCAGTATTTGCCGGCGCTGCGGCAGCGACTCACCTGAGTGACTCAAACGTTAAAGACCGTTTAGAGCCAGTTTATAAAGTATATGTTGAAGGTGATGACGTACCTCAGGTATCGAATACAGTACCAACGACAGCCCCATCAGGTCCTCGTGAGCCAGCAGATATCTACAACACTTACTGTACAGCGTGTCACGCTTCTGGCGTAGCTGGTGCACCAATTATGGGTGATGTAGCCGTTTGGGAAGAGCGCATGTCTAAAGGCATCGATACCGTTTATGCCAACGCGATTAACGGTATTAACGCCATGCCAGCGAAAGGTACTTGTGCAGACTGTTCCGACGACGAAATTAAAGCCGTTGTTGACTACATGCTCGAAGAAAGCAAGTAA
- a CDS encoding thioesterase family protein, with the protein MGSLQQDALHMLGEALVNNIPFNRHIGLKYQTVSEEECVITFDMKPELVGNYIQGILHGGVISSAMDMVGGTMAAVGILHSNPATHLDELKKKIAKLSTIDLRVDFLRPGRGERFFAKAELLRAGKKVAVVRTELVNENNTLIAVATGTFMVG; encoded by the coding sequence ATGGGTTCACTTCAGCAAGATGCTTTGCATATGCTTGGCGAAGCGCTGGTCAATAACATTCCTTTCAATCGACATATTGGTCTTAAATATCAAACAGTTAGCGAAGAAGAATGTGTCATTACCTTCGACATGAAGCCTGAATTAGTCGGTAACTATATTCAGGGCATTTTGCATGGCGGTGTTATTTCGTCAGCGATGGATATGGTGGGGGGCACCATGGCTGCTGTTGGGATTTTACATAGCAATCCAGCGACGCACCTTGATGAATTGAAAAAGAAGATTGCCAAATTAAGTACGATTGATCTGCGTGTCGACTTTTTACGTCCGGGACGTGGAGAGCGGTTCTTTGCTAAGGCTGAGTTATTGCGTGCTGGCAAGAAAGTGGCGGTTGTTCGTACCGAGCTCGTCAACGAAAACAATACCCTGATAGCCGTAGCAACGGGAACCTTCATGGTGGGATAA
- the rarD gene encoding EamA family transporter RarD — protein MKAENSSDQHTADVAHKTTEPEQSNKAGYIFGLGAFVIWGLAPIYFKAVQQVSALEILAHRVAWSVPVVLLIMLVIKRPFPKGVLKDKKVMGILAITAVLISGNWLVFTWAVTHDRVLETSLGYFINPLISVALGIFFLKEKLSIWSKWALALAIAGVTYRVIVLGGLPWVSLFLAFSFGFYGLLRKQVNIGPLQGLLVETLMVLPITVGYIYYLWHTGTGSFLNLSPTIDWLLVAGGVVTTVPLALFSAGARILPLNTIGFLQYLAPSLTFILAVFVFKEPFNLDLLATFGLIWAGLVVYTIGVVKNSNRRRIVTN, from the coding sequence ATGAAAGCTGAAAACAGTTCGGATCAGCACACGGCTGATGTGGCGCACAAAACAACGGAACCAGAACAAAGTAATAAAGCCGGTTATATCTTTGGCTTAGGTGCTTTTGTCATCTGGGGTTTGGCGCCGATTTACTTTAAAGCCGTTCAACAGGTATCAGCGCTTGAGATTTTGGCTCACCGGGTCGCTTGGTCAGTACCTGTGGTACTCCTGATCATGTTGGTGATAAAGCGCCCGTTTCCAAAAGGGGTGCTCAAAGATAAAAAAGTGATGGGCATTCTAGCCATTACGGCGGTTTTGATTTCAGGTAACTGGCTGGTATTTACTTGGGCGGTGACCCATGATCGGGTGCTTGAAACCAGTTTGGGTTACTTTATCAATCCATTGATCAGTGTGGCGCTGGGGATTTTCTTTCTCAAAGAGAAGCTGTCGATATGGAGTAAGTGGGCACTAGCTTTAGCCATCGCTGGCGTGACTTATCGTGTGATTGTGCTTGGTGGACTACCTTGGGTGTCGTTGTTTTTAGCCTTCTCATTTGGTTTTTACGGCTTACTGCGAAAGCAGGTCAATATCGGACCACTGCAAGGCTTGTTAGTCGAAACCCTAATGGTGTTACCGATTACGGTCGGCTATATTTATTATTTATGGCACACCGGCACGGGTAGCTTCTTAAACCTGTCGCCGACGATTGACTGGTTGCTGGTCGCGGGTGGTGTTGTGACAACCGTACCATTGGCTTTATTCTCAGCGGGAGCACGAATTTTACCGCTCAACACCATCGGTTTCCTGCAGTATTTAGCGCCGAGTTTGACCTTTATTCTGGCGGTTTTTGTCTTTAAAGAGCCTTTCAATTTAGATTTGTTGGCGACCTTTGGCTTAATTTGGGCTGGCTTAGTGGTTTACACCATCGGCGTGGTTAAAAATTCGAATCGTCGTCGAATCGTTACTAATTAA
- a CDS encoding DUF2165 family protein: MGIRYLKIVLVMFLSLLCLIYGLQNLANLDACFGAVSYVLGMSEHTYYANSWFPAVTNSSLVWICVFIIILAELTAGILLLIGAFTMFKARQSDSATFNQAKSLSLIGAGIGIIVWFGFFGVLGGAWFQMWQTSVGAQSLGGAFQYFASCVFIWLIVRSDD, from the coding sequence ATGGGGATTCGTTACTTAAAAATTGTTTTAGTCATGTTTTTATCATTGCTTTGCCTGATCTATGGCTTACAAAACCTGGCCAACTTAGACGCTTGCTTTGGTGCTGTTTCATACGTTCTAGGGATGTCGGAGCATACCTATTACGCCAACTCTTGGTTTCCAGCCGTTACCAACAGCAGTCTAGTCTGGATCTGCGTGTTTATTATCATCTTGGCGGAGCTGACCGCAGGCATTTTACTGCTGATTGGCGCTTTTACTATGTTTAAAGCGAGACAGTCTGACAGCGCAACCTTTAATCAAGCTAAATCCTTATCGCTGATTGGTGCCGGTATTGGCATTATCGTGTGGTTTGGATTCTTTGGCGTCTTAGGAGGCGCTTGGTTTCAGATGTGGCAAACGTCTGTCGGCGCACAATCACTAGGCGGTGCTTTTCAATACTTTGCTAGCTGTGTCTTTATCTGGTTGATCGTAAGAAGCGACGATTAA
- a CDS encoding aldehyde-activating protein — protein MNYSAQCSCGNVNLTLSLPKPIEEYLPRACDCRFCTERNIAYLSDPMGELVITSKHSLQSLKQGSEQATFWQCPSCLDMVAVSHQLYDENEVIIKGAVNSRLFESTYTLPEALIASPKTLSPQQKRQRWSELWLTTKLPVRSSP, from the coding sequence ATGAACTACTCAGCACAGTGTAGCTGTGGTAACGTTAACTTGACGCTGTCACTACCAAAGCCAATAGAAGAATATCTGCCTAGGGCTTGTGATTGTCGCTTTTGTACCGAACGGAATATCGCTTACTTGTCTGATCCCATGGGTGAGCTAGTCATTACCTCTAAACATTCACTTCAATCATTAAAACAAGGATCTGAGCAAGCTACCTTCTGGCAATGTCCCTCTTGTCTCGATATGGTCGCAGTTAGTCATCAACTTTATGATGAGAATGAAGTTATCATCAAAGGCGCCGTTAATTCCCGACTCTTTGAGTCAACCTACACCTTACCTGAGGCTCTCATTGCCTCACCGAAAACCTTATCACCGCAACAAAAACGTCAACGCTGGAGCGAACTTTGGCTGACAACAAAGCTGCCTGTCCGCTCATCCCCTTAA